In Oncorhynchus nerka isolate Pitt River linkage group LG26, Oner_Uvic_2.0, whole genome shotgun sequence, one DNA window encodes the following:
- the crlf3 gene encoding cytokine receptor-like factor 3 produces MSSSRTAFPLDDCQKLIEHGVNTADLLPQAPGEVAIRCGLGEKEDLLGCFTKKALQIHLDSLPEVPVLVDVPCVSAQLDDSLLYAVRDRVSRHGSVSSHPPVQIEELQERPGSVLVRWCKVDDEFAVQDYRLQYRRSVSGQYEDTYIGPEQEFLVLHLDPHTDHLFRVCARGEGRTEWSPWSVPQTGYTTLAPHEWCPGSEGYILSSRRNIAMRSDSSPSKAGVLYSNAPTYFCGQTLTFKISATGQVDKRDSIGVCVGCEGEAESLQRDQAVCISTNGAVFVNGKEMTNQLPSITLGSAVTFDMEVVNLLPISNNNNLSDGGNFKLRVTIGSGNREVVFDWLLDQGVDCLFFGCSLAHPGWKVLVF; encoded by the exons ATGTCATCGAGCAGGACAGCGTTCCCGCTGGACGACTGCCAGAAACTCATAGAACACGGAGTCAACACTGCAGACCTGCTTCCTCAGG ctccaggTGAGGTAGCTATCCGTTGTGGTCTGGGGGAGAAGGAGGACCTGCTGGGGTGTTTCACCAAGAAGGCCCTTCAGATCCATCTGGacag cctCCCGGAGGTACCAGTGTTAGTAGACGTGCCGTGTGTGTCTGCCCAGCTGGATGACTCTCTGCTGTACGCGGTGAGAGACAGAGTGTCACGACACGGATCAGTCTCTTCACACCCTCCAGTCCAGATAGAGGAGCTCCAggagagacctggcagtgtgttggTACGCTGGTGTAAG gTGGATGATGAGTTTGCGGTGCAGGACTACCGTCTGCAGTATCGTCGCTCAGTGTCTG GTCAGTACGAGGACACCTACATCGGGCCGGAGCAGGAGTTCCTGGTCCTACACCTGGACCCCCACACTGATCATCTGTTCAGGGTGTGTGCCCGGGGGGAGGGACGTACCGAGTGGAGCCCCTGGAGCGTCCCACAGACAGGATACACCACACTGGCACcccatg agtgGTGTCCAGGCAGTGAGGGCTAcatcctcagcagtagaaggAACATCGCCATGCGGAGTGACTCGTCCCCCTCTAAAGCTGGGGTTCTCTACTCCAACGCTCCGACCTACTTCTGTGGACAGACGCTCACCTTCAA GATCTCTGCCACGGGCCAGGTGGACAAGCGGGACAGTATcggggtgtgtgtggggtgtgaggGAGAGGCGGAGTCTCTGCAGAGGGACCAGGCCGTCTGCATCTCCACCAACG gagCAGTGTTTGTCAACGGTAAAGAGATGACCAACCAGCTGCCTTCCATCACCCTCGGCTCTGCTGTGACCTTCGATATGGAAGTGGTCAACCTACTTCCtattagcaacaacaacaaccttaGCGACGGAGGCAACTTCAAGCTGAGGGTTACGATTGGCTCAGGGAACCGGGAAGTGGTGTTTGATTGGCTGCTGGACCAAGGGGTGGACTGCCTGTTCTTTGGCTGCTCCTTAGCCCACCCTGGTTGGAAGGTGCTGGTGTTCTGA
- the mpv17l gene encoding mpv17-like protein, translated as MNVLKMRKAVLKEAVKRFPWLANVTLYGCLFAGGDFVHQMIAQREEMDWKHTRNVAIVAISFHGNFNYFWLRALESRFPGKSPGMLFRKLLLDQSFASPLATSVFYTGVSFLENKDDVFEDWREKFLNTYKTGLMYWPFMQFLNFILMPLYLRTVFMGCCAFLWATFLCFSRQSGDGTASVALAFVLYPKQRLQAAREAHLARKKQKEEEEQQQSTGN; from the exons ATGAACGTGTTGAAAATGAGGAAAGCCGTGTTAAAAGAAGCGGTTAAACGCTTCCCGTGGCTTGCCAACGTTACTCTGTATGGCTGCCTGTTTGCCGGCGGAGACTTTGTTCATCAGATGATCGCACAAAGAGAAGAGATGGACTGGAAACACACCAGAAATGTTGCCATAGTGGCCATCAGCTTCCATGGAAACTTTAATTATTTCTGGTTACGGGCTTTGGAAAGCCGTTTCCCGGGAAAATCTCCCGGAATGCTCTTCCGCAAACTGCTCCTGGACCAAAGTTTTGCATCACCCTTGGCAACGAGTGTCTTCTACACAG GAGTGAGTTTCTTGGAGAATAAAGACGACGTCTTCGAGGACTGGAGAGAAAAGTTCCTCAACACGTACAAG ACTGGACTCATGTACTGGCCTTTCATGCAG ttccTAAACTTCATCCTGATGCCTCTGTACCTGAGGACAGTCTTCATGGGCTGCTGTGCGTTCCTGTGGGCCACCTTTCTGTGTTTCTCCCGGCAGAGCGGGGACGGTACGGCCAGTGTTGCCCTCGCCTTCGTCCTGTATCCCAAACAGAGGCTGCAGGCCGCCCGGGAGGCCCACCTCGCCCGCAAGAaacagaaagaagaggaggaacagcagcagaGCACTGGCAACTAA